A section of the Pimelobacter simplex genome encodes:
- a CDS encoding class I adenylate-forming enzyme family protein, whose translation MSPTTVPARRRTRSGMRRRRPADGLGHSVVARVPSRCGFGRLVPVAASLADLWSARALREPDAIAVDDGTTRLTWSEALGRAQGAAARLAEHGVAAGDVVVLQGRNTVEWVVVAAATHLLGATLAPLGQEETAAERASYGRRVGARVVVAEAPGAGELPISMEQPPHLGAATPAPRGAGGPAVVLATSGTAGHRTAVPMDHDVLLRLYADVADVLDIDHRDRLLGVVPLAHSFGFNGLLVIALLTGASLRLVPDRSRAALPGIVRESGVSVVCGPPTLLHDLAAAVREGADLGPRVRLFMTGATEIRPEVLLPLARETGIPRVSAGYGLTQTCGTVAVCPDIARTGVGGHAPMVPVPGVEVRILDDAGAPVPTGVPGRVVTRGYQVAVAVADPEGWFVTGDEGHLHDDGRLCVTGRLDDQLVVSGFNVDPARVEIALEHSPLVARAAVVGLPDPRRGHRLAAVVVPAAGAARDDAAVLAAARAALARYEVPDVLVWADDLPHTATGKLSRASVRALLAEQLNPEDPEHPDPPEESDR comes from the coding sequence ATGTCGCCGACCACCGTCCCGGCCCGCCGCCGCACCCGCTCGGGGATGCGGCGTCGGCGCCCGGCCGACGGTCTCGGTCACAGTGTGGTCGCCCGGGTGCCTTCGCGCTGCGGGTTCGGCAGGCTGGTGCCCGTGGCCGCCTCGCTCGCCGACCTCTGGTCCGCACGCGCACTCCGGGAGCCCGACGCGATCGCCGTGGACGACGGCACGACCCGGCTGACCTGGAGCGAGGCCCTCGGCCGTGCCCAGGGCGCCGCGGCGCGCCTGGCCGAGCACGGCGTGGCCGCCGGCGATGTCGTCGTGCTCCAGGGCCGCAACACCGTCGAGTGGGTGGTCGTCGCGGCCGCGACGCACCTGCTGGGCGCCACGCTCGCGCCGCTGGGGCAGGAGGAGACCGCGGCCGAGCGGGCGTCGTACGGGCGGCGGGTGGGGGCGCGGGTCGTCGTCGCGGAGGCGCCCGGCGCGGGCGAGCTCCCGATCTCGATGGAGCAACCCCCGCACCTCGGGGCAGCAACCCCCGCACCTCGCGGGGCCGGGGGACCGGCGGTGGTGCTGGCGACGTCGGGGACGGCGGGGCACCGGACGGCCGTGCCGATGGACCACGACGTCCTCCTGCGCCTGTACGCCGACGTGGCCGACGTGCTCGACATCGACCACCGTGACCGGCTGCTCGGCGTGGTCCCGCTGGCGCACTCGTTCGGCTTCAACGGGCTGCTCGTCATCGCCCTGCTCACGGGCGCCTCGCTGCGCCTGGTGCCCGACCGGAGCCGTGCGGCGCTGCCGGGCATCGTGCGGGAGTCCGGGGTGAGCGTGGTCTGCGGGCCGCCGACGCTGCTCCACGACCTCGCCGCCGCCGTCCGCGAGGGTGCCGACCTCGGCCCGCGGGTGCGGCTGTTCATGACGGGCGCGACCGAGATCCGGCCCGAGGTGCTGCTGCCGCTGGCCCGGGAGACCGGCATCCCGCGGGTCTCGGCGGGCTACGGGCTCACCCAGACCTGCGGCACCGTCGCGGTCTGCCCCGACATCGCGCGCACCGGCGTCGGCGGGCACGCGCCGATGGTGCCGGTGCCTGGCGTCGAGGTGCGGATCCTCGACGACGCGGGCGCGCCGGTCCCGACCGGGGTGCCCGGGCGCGTGGTGACCCGCGGCTACCAGGTCGCCGTCGCGGTGGCCGATCCCGAGGGCTGGTTCGTGACCGGCGACGAGGGGCACCTGCACGACGACGGCCGGCTCTGCGTGACCGGACGGCTCGACGACCAGCTCGTCGTCTCCGGCTTCAACGTCGACCCGGCCCGGGTCGAGATCGCCCTCGAGCACTCGCCGCTCGTCGCGCGGGCCGCGGTGGTCGGCCTGCCGGATCCGCGGCGCGGGCACCGGCTCGCGGCGGTCGTCGTACCGGCGGCGGGGGCGGCTCGCGACGACGCGGCCGTGCTGGCCGCGGCCCGCGCAGCGCTGGCCCGCTACGAGGTGCCCGACGTCCTGGTCTGGGCCGACGACCTGCCGCACACCGCCACCGGCAAGCTCTCCCGCGCCTCCGTGCGGGCGCTGCTCGCTGAGCAGCTGAACCCCGAAGACCCCGAGCACCCCGATCCCCCCGAGGAGAGCGACCGATGA
- a CDS encoding SDR family NAD(P)-dependent oxidoreductase has protein sequence MSTDAAVADRFGGGVALVTGAGAGLGEAMAAHLAAQGAHVVVTDVDAERATAVADALVAAGGRAEAHHLDVADGDQVDDLFARTWAAHGAVDLVVSNAGIESGERTWDLTPAQWRKVQGVNTDGAFHCARSAVPRMTDQGRPGVLAVVASTGAVTSLPYQSAYVASKHAALALVECLDLEVRASGVPVQVSALLPNWVRTRIFDDVRRRGVPADPDARATFLRMAESIQAQGMDPDEAAALLLDAVARGEFWCFTDPERTAQLFDERARTLVGLRRPERPGWSAATA, from the coding sequence ATGAGCACCGATGCAGCAGTGGCCGACCGGTTCGGCGGCGGCGTCGCCCTGGTGACCGGTGCCGGAGCCGGCCTCGGCGAGGCGATGGCAGCCCACCTGGCCGCCCAGGGCGCCCATGTCGTCGTCACCGACGTCGACGCCGAGCGGGCCACCGCGGTCGCCGACGCACTGGTCGCCGCGGGCGGCCGGGCCGAGGCGCACCACCTCGACGTCGCCGACGGCGACCAGGTCGACGACCTCTTCGCCCGGACCTGGGCCGCGCACGGCGCGGTCGACCTCGTCGTCAGCAATGCCGGTATCGAGTCCGGCGAGCGGACCTGGGACCTGACCCCCGCGCAGTGGCGCAAGGTCCAGGGCGTCAACACCGACGGCGCCTTCCACTGCGCGCGCTCGGCCGTGCCGCGGATGACCGACCAGGGGCGTCCGGGCGTGCTGGCCGTCGTCGCGTCGACCGGTGCGGTGACCTCGCTGCCCTACCAATCGGCGTACGTCGCCAGCAAGCACGCCGCTCTCGCGCTGGTCGAGTGCCTCGACCTCGAGGTGCGCGCGTCCGGCGTACCGGTGCAGGTGTCGGCGCTGCTGCCCAACTGGGTGCGCACCCGCATCTTCGACGACGTGCGCCGCCGCGGGGTGCCCGCCGACCCCGACGCGCGCGCGACGTTCCTGCGGATGGCGGAGTCGATCCAGGCCCAGGGCATGGATCCCGACGAGGCCGCCGCGCTGCTGCTCGACGCCGTGGCGCGCGGGGAGTTCTGGTGCTTCACCGACCCCGAGCGGACCGCCCAGCTCTTCGACGAGCGCGCCCGGACGCTCGTCGGCCTGCGCCGACCGGAGCGCCCGGGCTGGTCGGCCGCTACTGCGTGA
- a CDS encoding SDR family NAD(P)-dependent oxidoreductase — protein MDQLTLGFTPGDGIVVTGAGSGIGRAVALGALAAGLRVSAWDLRPDGLTELADQGVHTAVCDVADADARAQALALTRDALGGVPRYLVNNAGPSSQVPLDFDEAVRISVGSVRGLTQDWLDAGTPDGAAMVVTASVAGNKVGTESDWYSASKAAVMGYVRHLAAHHADRIRANGIGPGMTDTPRLAGFAESEMGHRILARVPLGRMGRPEEVAGPILFLLSPLASYVNGVFLPVDGGWTVTQ, from the coding sequence ATGGACCAGCTCACGCTCGGCTTCACCCCCGGCGACGGCATCGTCGTCACCGGCGCCGGCAGCGGCATCGGCCGCGCGGTCGCCCTCGGCGCCCTGGCGGCCGGCCTGCGGGTCAGCGCCTGGGACCTGCGTCCCGACGGCCTCACCGAGCTCGCCGACCAGGGCGTGCACACCGCGGTCTGCGACGTCGCCGACGCCGACGCGCGCGCCCAGGCCCTCGCCCTGACGCGCGATGCGCTCGGCGGCGTCCCGCGCTACCTCGTCAACAACGCAGGCCCGTCGTCCCAGGTCCCCCTGGACTTCGACGAGGCGGTGCGGATCAGCGTCGGCAGCGTCCGCGGCCTGACCCAGGACTGGCTCGACGCCGGTACGCCGGACGGCGCCGCGATGGTCGTCACCGCCTCGGTCGCCGGCAACAAGGTCGGCACCGAGAGCGACTGGTACTCCGCCTCCAAGGCCGCCGTCATGGGCTACGTGCGCCACCTCGCCGCGCACCACGCCGACCGGATCCGCGCCAACGGCATCGGCCCCGGCATGACCGACACGCCCCGCCTGGCCGGCTTCGCCGAGTCCGAGATGGGCCACCGGATCCTCGCCCGGGTGCCGTTGGGCCGGATGGGCCGGCCCGAGGAGGTGGCCGGCCCGATCCTGTTCCTGCTCTCGCCGCTGGCGTCCTACGTCAACGGCGTCTTCCTGCCGGTCGACGGCGGCTGGACCGTCACGCAGTAG
- a CDS encoding SDR family NAD(P)-dependent oxidoreductase, with amino-acid sequence MTYGTTLVTGATGGLGAEICRRLAQDGAELLLLHRRTAPDALVADLGASVRGTRAVDLTDAAGVATAVRELEAEHGQVRTVVHAAGPHVPMVHLSRVTPEQFATQVDQDVVAFFNLAHALLPSLRATQGSLTVVTTAATVRYPVRDGLSSTPKAAVEALARGLAAEEGRFGVRVNCVGPGMLTDGMAERLIANGDLDERALDVARTNIPLRRFGTAVDISEAVAFLASDRAGFVTGQKLDIDGGYGI; translated from the coding sequence ATGACCTACGGAACCACCCTCGTCACCGGCGCGACCGGCGGGCTCGGCGCGGAGATCTGCCGCCGGCTCGCCCAGGACGGCGCGGAGCTACTGCTCCTGCACCGCCGTACGGCGCCCGACGCGCTCGTCGCCGACCTGGGCGCGAGCGTGCGCGGCACCCGTGCCGTCGACCTCACCGACGCCGCGGGCGTCGCGACCGCGGTGCGCGAGCTCGAGGCCGAGCACGGCCAGGTCCGCACCGTCGTCCACGCGGCGGGTCCGCACGTCCCGATGGTCCACCTGTCCCGGGTCACGCCCGAGCAGTTCGCGACCCAGGTCGACCAGGACGTCGTCGCGTTCTTCAACCTCGCCCACGCGCTCCTGCCGTCGCTGCGCGCGACCCAGGGCTCGCTGACCGTGGTGACCACGGCCGCGACCGTGCGCTACCCGGTCCGCGACGGCCTGTCCTCGACGCCGAAGGCCGCGGTCGAGGCGCTCGCGCGCGGCCTCGCCGCGGAGGAGGGCCGGTTCGGCGTCCGGGTCAACTGCGTCGGCCCCGGCATGCTCACCGACGGCATGGCCGAGCGACTCATCGCCAACGGCGACCTGGACGAGCGCGCGCTCGACGTGGCGCGCACCAACATCCCGCTGCGCCGGTTCGGTACGGCGGTCGACATCTCCGAGGCGGTCGCCTTCCTCGCGAGCGACCGGGCCGGGTTCGTCACCGGCCAGAAGCTCGACATCGACGGCGGCTACGGCATCTAG
- a CDS encoding acyl-CoA thioesterase, whose protein sequence is MASDTRVADGGEGPPLHTTTFRLSYADTDPAGILYYGAWFPWMERMQSEWFWLNDLRQDHLKERYGFWTVTAHTACDYVQAVGLFDEIRIELRLGAIGRRSFEMLHRMVRTSDGEVVARARIKIVAVSPEQTSVGIPDLLRQHLDSWAQGARYTPTEAPA, encoded by the coding sequence ATGGCGAGTGACACACGCGTCGCGGACGGCGGGGAGGGACCGCCGCTCCACACGACGACCTTCCGACTGAGCTACGCCGACACCGATCCGGCCGGGATCCTCTATTACGGGGCGTGGTTCCCGTGGATGGAGCGCATGCAGAGCGAGTGGTTCTGGCTCAACGACCTGCGCCAGGACCACCTCAAGGAGCGCTACGGCTTCTGGACCGTCACCGCGCACACCGCGTGCGACTACGTGCAGGCCGTGGGACTCTTCGACGAGATCCGGATCGAGCTGCGGCTCGGCGCGATCGGGCGCCGCTCGTTCGAGATGCTGCACCGGATGGTCCGCACCAGCGACGGCGAGGTCGTCGCGCGCGCTCGCATCAAGATCGTCGCGGTCTCCCCCGAGCAGACCTCGGTGGGCATCCCCGACCTGCTCCGCCAGCACCTCGACTCCTGGGCGCAGGGCGCCCGGTACACCCCCACGGAGGCCCCCGCATGA
- a CDS encoding acetyl-CoA C-acetyltransferase gives MPEAVIVSVARSPIGRAYKGSLKDMRPDHLAAQMVRAALDAVPALDPGELDDLVMGCAQPAGEQGYNIGRMTALQLGYDGLPGSTVHRYCASSLQAIRMSMHAIRAGEGHAFVAAGVETVSRFAQGKADGMPDTKDPAYAEAAARGLARAEAGKPWIDPREAGELPDIYIAMGETAENVADLCGVSRAAQDEYAVRSQNLAEAAADRGFWDKDITPVALPDGTVVRTDDGPRRGVTLEKVAAMAPVFRPTGTVTAANCCPLNDGAAAVVVMSDVRAKELGLTPLARIVSSGVSALSPEIMGLGPVEASRQALARAGMTVADVDLVEMNEAFAAQVLPSIDRLGLALDKVNVNGGAIALGHPFGSTGARMATTLIHALQEQDLEIGMETMCAAGGQGMSLVLERLA, from the coding sequence GTGCCTGAAGCCGTGATCGTCTCCGTCGCCCGCTCTCCGATCGGCCGTGCCTACAAGGGCTCGCTCAAGGACATGCGCCCCGACCACCTCGCCGCCCAGATGGTGCGCGCCGCCCTCGACGCCGTACCGGCGCTCGACCCGGGTGAGCTCGACGACCTGGTCATGGGCTGCGCCCAGCCGGCCGGCGAGCAGGGCTACAACATCGGGCGGATGACCGCCCTCCAGCTCGGGTACGACGGCCTGCCGGGCAGCACCGTGCATCGCTACTGCGCGTCCTCGCTCCAGGCGATCCGGATGTCGATGCACGCCATCCGCGCCGGGGAGGGCCACGCCTTCGTCGCCGCCGGCGTCGAGACCGTCTCGCGCTTCGCCCAGGGCAAGGCCGACGGCATGCCCGACACCAAGGACCCGGCGTACGCCGAGGCGGCGGCGCGCGGCCTCGCCCGCGCCGAGGCCGGCAAGCCCTGGATCGACCCGCGCGAGGCCGGCGAGCTGCCCGACATCTACATCGCCATGGGCGAGACCGCCGAGAACGTCGCCGACCTGTGCGGCGTCTCCCGTGCGGCCCAGGACGAGTACGCCGTCCGCTCCCAGAACCTCGCCGAGGCCGCCGCCGACCGCGGCTTCTGGGACAAGGACATCACCCCGGTCGCGCTGCCCGACGGCACCGTCGTCCGTACCGACGATGGCCCGCGCCGCGGCGTCACCCTGGAGAAGGTCGCCGCCATGGCCCCGGTCTTCCGCCCCACCGGCACCGTCACCGCCGCCAACTGCTGCCCCCTCAACGACGGCGCCGCCGCCGTCGTCGTGATGAGCGACGTCCGGGCCAAGGAGCTCGGCCTGACCCCCCTGGCCCGGATCGTCTCCTCCGGCGTCTCCGCCCTCTCGCCCGAGATCATGGGCCTCGGCCCCGTCGAAGCCTCCCGCCAGGCCCTCGCCCGCGCCGGCATGACCGTCGCCGACGTCGACCTGGTCGAGATGAACGAGGCCTTCGCCGCCCAGGTCCTCCCCAGCATCGACCGCCTCGGCCTGGCCCTCGACAAGGTGAACGTCAACGGCGGCGCCATCGCCCTCGGCCACCCCTTCGGGTCCACGGGTGCGCGGATGGCGACGACCCTGATCCACGCGCTGCAGGAGCAGGACCTGGAGATCGGCATGGAGACCATGTGCGCGGCTGGTGGGCAGGGGATGTCGCTCGTCCTCGAGCGCCTCGCCTGA
- a CDS encoding FadD3 family acyl-CoA ligase, translating into MAPRTVPALLAHGAQIHGDHPAIVDGGTTITYAGLRDLAVATARAYRALGVEPGDRVGVWAPNRAEYLVALLGAQYIGASVVPLNTRYRGHEAQVILSRSRAVAVVLCDGFLGTDYSTLLSEAGGDEAGPVVPGLPHLRTMVDMNSAGRPGTLPWTDFLALGERTPLEEVERLAAEVTPETVCDILFTSGTTGVPKGVMSTHAQTIGVADVWAAGAELTPADRYAIVNPFFHSFGYKAGAIAALVAGTTIYPVPTFDPEALMQLVQDERITVLPGAPTIFITLINHPRRTDFDLSSLRFSIAGAASVPETLFEQMREVLGFDQVAQAYGLTECVVATVSRRNEDPRHIAQTTGPGVPGIEVRVVGSDGADAPMGSDGEIWLRGDNVMLGYFEDPDATAAAIDPDGWFHTGDVGRLDEHGCLKITDRIKDMFIVGGFNVYPAEVENTLAEHPAVMESAVIGVPDERMGAVGQAHVVLRPGAVATSEDLIAWVRERLANFKVPRSVVLVEGLPRNASGKVLKTDLRQP; encoded by the coding sequence GACCACCCCGCCATCGTCGACGGCGGCACCACCATCACCTATGCCGGCCTGCGCGACCTCGCCGTCGCCACCGCCCGCGCCTACCGGGCCCTCGGCGTCGAGCCGGGCGACCGGGTCGGCGTGTGGGCACCCAACCGCGCGGAGTACCTGGTGGCGCTGCTGGGCGCGCAGTACATCGGCGCGTCCGTCGTACCGCTCAACACGCGCTACCGCGGCCACGAGGCCCAGGTCATCCTGAGCCGCTCGCGGGCGGTCGCCGTCGTCCTGTGCGACGGCTTCCTGGGCACCGACTACTCGACGCTGCTGTCCGAGGCCGGCGGCGACGAGGCCGGGCCCGTCGTACCGGGGCTGCCGCACCTGCGCACCATGGTCGACATGAACTCCGCGGGCCGCCCCGGCACGCTGCCCTGGACCGATTTCCTCGCCCTCGGCGAGCGCACCCCGCTCGAGGAGGTCGAGCGCCTCGCCGCCGAGGTCACCCCCGAGACCGTCTGCGACATCCTCTTCACCTCGGGCACCACCGGCGTCCCCAAGGGCGTGATGAGCACCCACGCCCAGACCATCGGCGTCGCCGACGTCTGGGCCGCCGGCGCCGAGCTCACCCCGGCCGACCGCTACGCGATCGTCAACCCGTTCTTCCACTCCTTCGGCTACAAGGCCGGCGCCATCGCCGCCCTCGTCGCGGGCACGACGATCTACCCGGTCCCCACCTTCGACCCCGAAGCGCTCATGCAGCTCGTCCAGGACGAGCGCATCACCGTCCTCCCGGGCGCGCCGACCATCTTCATCACGCTCATCAACCACCCCCGTCGTACCGACTTCGACCTGTCGTCGCTGCGCTTCTCCATCGCCGGCGCCGCCTCGGTCCCCGAGACGCTCTTCGAGCAGATGCGCGAGGTCCTCGGCTTCGACCAGGTCGCCCAGGCCTACGGCCTGACCGAGTGCGTCGTCGCCACCGTCTCCCGCCGCAACGAGGACCCCCGCCACATCGCCCAGACCACCGGCCCCGGCGTCCCCGGCATCGAGGTCCGCGTCGTGGGGAGTGACGGCGCGGACGCGCCGATGGGCAGCGACGGCGAGATCTGGCTGCGCGGCGACAACGTCATGCTCGGCTACTTCGAGGACCCCGACGCCACCGCCGCCGCCATCGACCCCGACGGCTGGTTCCACACCGGCGACGTCGGCCGCCTCGACGAGCACGGCTGCCTCAAGATCACCGACCGGATCAAGGACATGTTCATCGTCGGCGGCTTCAACGTCTATCCCGCCGAGGTCGAGAACACCCTCGCCGAGCACCCGGCCGTCATGGAGAGCGCCGTGATCGGCGTACCGGACGAGCGGATGGGGGCGGTGGGCCAGGCGCACGTCGTCCTGCGCCCGGGGGCGGTGGCGACGTCCGAGGACCTGATCGCCTGGGTGCGCGAGCGGCTGGCGAACTTCAAGGTGCCGCGGTCCGTCGTACTGGTGGAGGGGTTGCCGCGCAACGCCAGCGGCAAGGTCCTCAAGACCGACCTGCGCCAGCCCTAG